The genomic window TTCGtctcgatctttttttttttttgttttttttctataaaaacgATGTAAACGCaaaaacgagaaaagtttCATACGCATGCATTATAGGTACATCTTATACACCTAAGCTGGAGccgaatattcaaaattacaaaaagcACGGTGACTGAGACGTTAAACTTTGACAGCATTTAAATTAATCTCATTATCAGTTCTGCTTATTCGTACAATTTCTTACACCAAAATAATCCGGGCTTaggctatatatatatatatatatattgtgttgTGCGATTTTCGAACGGTCCGTCATTTTTTTGCCAtatccgtatatatatatatacgatatattCCGATCGATGGAAGTCCGACAAGTTGAACCACTGATCGATCGACCGAAGCTTGAGAAGTAGGTACCGGCCAATGATCGTTGTCTCGCGTTTTACTAGCAGAGGGTAATGATACCTGCAGGTGATCGCGAGGTGTGCAAAAATCATTTTAGCACAGTCTTCATACCGCGAAGCCTTGCTACCTACGAACGACTAAATAGGAGTTGGCTAGATAATTGCTGTTCTTTGCTCTGACGCGGGTAACGGCAGATTTCTAATCTAAAGCGTACAGCAGTATGTAAATTAGACAGGTCAGAGTAAATTCAAGTTTGggttaccaatttttttagcCAAATGCATATAATTATATCATTTTGTCGTATTTCGCAGTggatttcaataaaaaaatgttctgcTGATTAGAAAGCATTatacaattgtaattttccAACCGGATCACACATAAAACCGTAtactgattttatttattcagcaTTAGCAATTCTACAACTCGACGATGTGAGAGTTGTTGAATTATATTGTTCAATAAACGTaacttcgttttttttatcgactaCGGAGTTATCTCCCatgtggaagaaaaaatgttttatcgTTATGCAAACCAATTCGAAGCCTGCGTATTTAAATAAGTAATTCTCATCGCCCATACTGCGGATTTggttggttaaaaaaaaatgtttatagTGAGTTAGGTTCGATATTCTACTGAATATATTGAAACGCTTGAAGCGAGTTATGCATATACGGATATTGCCTGTTCGTTGGGTTGGTTGTGGTCGTGACAGCATCTTATTGTATTTGTACATATACGCTAAATCAGAGGCACGCAGTTGTTGCATTACTTTCAGAATTGCTTGAACGATCGATACCTTAACCAAGCCCGTAAGCCTTTGCCGATTAAAAATACTCATGATCTAATCAGTATATCTACCAACTCAAAGACCGAGCATTTTCGGCtagtaaaaaattgacgattgCAATTAGTCTCAAAGTCCAATGCGGGACAGTTGAGACGCTTTAAAGCCTGCCAATAATTTAAATggtataaacaaaaaattgccgGTCACAAAAATAGCAGAAATCAGAAATACGATCGCAGAGTTGTAGTAAAGGATATATTTGACGCTTTCGAGAAAACAATATTGATCCTGTACTTAAGTTTACATTCGATTTTAGAAATCCACTGTTCTCTTCAATAGGAAAACAGTAAACACATAtaggaaggaaaagaaaaggataTCCAAATTTCATGATTACGATAACTATTTTAATGGCAAGCCACTGCGATTATTCAATTGCCACTCCGCATTTAATATTAGAGTTTAGCACTGGATGAAAATAGTTATCTTAACTATAAAACACGGATGTCCTCTCGGGCAACTGCATTTTCCTGTGGATataaaatgggaaaaaaatcgtgaccgTTACTTTCAGCACTATTCTACGTCTGAAAGTGCTGTAAAATGTCACTGGAGCAGAATAAAATAACGGAAATTAATATGCATGTAATTAAATCGTGGAATCAAGGTAACTCTACTCGCCCAGCCATAATATTTGACCCCGGTAGAATTTGGTTGATTGCGTCGACTGCGACAGTTTCTATCAGTCATTTCAATCAATAAATCTATTCTAGGTGACTCGGCGagttttatcaaattcataGGTTCTTCCACTAGACGTGaaagatttatttttgtatccaAAGAAATTTCCGTACGTTTGCGGCTGGACGGATCTAAGCGGTAGAATTGTTAAACGCTATCCGCTCTACGCGTTACGAAGCATCGTGCAAATGACGAGTCCCCACTAAACATGCAATGtgctttgaaataatttccccTGTAATTCACTATGATCGGCATTAATTGACGGTGGTCGGTGGCCATTCTCAAACCTCGTCATTATCTGAAATATCTGTAATGACTTGCGACATGATACAACAATataatgcaattttttataatcgcCGGTTTAGTCATGTGCAAACATGAAATTTGCAATGCGAGTGGTCAACTATTCGCAACAGTTTCTGCGTTTCATCGGCGCACGGCATGAGCTGACCGCAAAGCTTTTCGCGAATGATAAAATGCGGCGAGCACCGCAGGAATGATCACAGCCCAACGCGCACACCTACGGCCATTACCGGGCTGTAATTTATAATTCCATGCCGTACCTCCCCTGGGTGACAAGGGTTGGCAAGGAGGTGGATGTTGATTGCACGTCTATTAACTCGGCGAAGCACTTCCCGCACGTTGAATAACCGTATAAATATCGGTGGTTACCGTGCATTCGGAGTTAGTCTAATGCAAAACGTTATCTCGACATCTTCCGTCAACGATGTTTCGAATCACCTTTGCCGCCTGTTTCGCTATCGTCGCTCTGGCGATAGTCTCGGCCGAGGAACTCTACTCCGACATACACGACGACATTGACGTGATGGGAATTCTCCAAAACCCCGCGGTCCGCAAAACTTACTACGACTGCTTCATGGATTTGGGACCATGCGTTACCGAGGACGCGAAATTCTTCAAAGGAACGTATATGTCGTTTACTTTAAATCGAGTTACCGAGGAGGTTGAGATATAGAAAAGCCTTGATGGTTCATCATTTCGATGAAGACGCGATATTcgaatcaaaatttcacaccTTAAGTCGCTGCGAGTGAATGCTCAAATTTAAATCTTACTCAAAAATTTACGCAACtgtaattatacaaattttgttAAACGATGTACACGAAGCTTTCCTTCCGAATACATGACGAAACTATTTTTAACCAAATTTCACCTAATATTTTACACCGTCACGGATGATAAATTATAACAGGTTTCGATGGTTATGTGTAAACAGTAATACGtatgataaatatattttctgcCTGGATAACAAATTGCCAAGATATTGGtttgaggaaagaaaaaaaaaagaagttcgTAACGTTTCTTACAAAAACGCATTCTCTCGTTATGGATTTGACCGAAATTTCCGCAACGAGAAACTTGAACCTTCTGCCAAACGTCACTAATTCGGCGTACAGAGTTTCGCGTCTAACCGCTGATTTGTGTTTATGAAAACAGCACATTTTCCGGATGCAGTAGCCAGCCACTGCCGTAGATGCACGGTAAAGCAGAGGGAGCATTTCGACACCGTGGCTGTATGGTACACCGAAAACGAGCCGGAAGAGTGGAAAACTCTGATCGCCAAAGGCATCGCGGACGCTCACGGCGGGAAATAAGGGAGATGCTGAAGAAACATCGATCCTAGATCGCCGATCTCTGCGTGAAACCTTCTGGATCccaatattaattaatacctcttgatatttcaattatacATGCTTGTAATATCAAAATTCTGTATGCATATTTCGTTGTCGTCGTTGAAATTCTTGTGAAAGCAGCTCTTTGTTTCAACGTGCAATCGTAGatgttcaataaaatattgctTGTTCAAAGTTTTGCTCAAGagtatttcaacaaaaaattttatccgcGCGTCAGGCCAGCATGTGAAAAAACGCTTcgttatgcaaaaaaaaaaaaaaactattcaaaacgaagaaaaattcccAAACAGCAATATCAATTCCGCTTTTGAAATATCTTGTTGACAGACTGTATGTATAGCGAGTTTGATTTAATACCGATGTAAAATACAGTGAGAAATCAATAACGAAGATTTAATTGCGTTTAACTAGTGCAGTTCTAGCTGATATACTAATTATCTGGTAGATAATTATTATGGTTTCGTAACAGCGTCCAATTGAAGTCCACAATAACATTACAGTCATGCAATTATCGCGTTATTCTTCGAACGCAACGGCTGACCATTTAATATCTTTAAAACACGGCAAACTTTTGCTGTAGAAAGAAGTTGATCATTCAACCAGAATATTTCTCACTTGCAGAAAGGTCAATAAATTCACGCCAATGATATCGGGAAGAAAGTCTCAATCATAAGCTGTGTCAAGGTCTACACGTAGTATTCATTCATTGCCAAAGCCTTCCAGAGCCGGCTGGGTGAATAAATTGtatgagaaggaaaaagaaaaaccgtgGCAACGGGACTATAAAAGgtcaaaaatattgtggagtcgtcgtattttttctagtttttggatAAGGTTTTTACTGCATATATAGTAAAAGAAAAGTTGTGTATCCTACGTGTAGGTATATCCTTATAATTACAGACAAAACATCTTTTTTTGAATCTCGTCATATTTACTTTTACCGTATCTGAACTTGAGATTGTAACCACGGTTGTAACTCTCGGTATTGTAGCGTTTGCGTTTTATTGGCaaggtacgaaaaaaaatatgaaaaaaaaagaaatatatgcAAATGATAAAATGAACGAGATAAGTAGAAACAATCACAACCTAAGCTGCACAATAGCAATTAAACATCACCAGGCCGCAGTTTGTAATGGCATATTTATCCCCATCGAGTGACATGGCGGTCGAGGAGGGGATGATGATTGCGTATAAGTTGGCTCGCCGAAGGACTTCCCACACGTGTTAAATAACCGTATAAATATCGGGGTTTAACCGGTAATCAGTGCCAGTTTGATGTGAAAGATTATCTCGACACTATCAACAATGCTCCGTATCACGTTTCTTGTCGGTTTTGCCGTCGCCGTTTTGGGAATGATCGCAGCCGAGGAACTTTACCCCGATAAGTACGACGACGTTAATGCGACAGAAATTCTTCAAAACGATCGCCTCCGTAATCAGTACTACAAGTGCTTCATAGGCTCGGGACCCTGCATTACCGCCGATGCTGTATTCTTCAAAGGAACGTATTTgtctgaattttaattttttccctccgTATTTCAACTGTAAGAGAAAATATTCATACTATAGTTCACACCtcgaatttatgaaaaatctgtagAAACCGGATGATGTTGCAATCGAGAATCCGGTTCGGAAGTCTTATCGAAATATATAAATCTCATACTGTAAGCCGCATATAGAATCGATATTTCAAGTTTTGAATCGAAttaatctgaaatttttccatcctTAGTGAAGAGTGTTGAGCGTAGTGAATATATTATCAGTggaaatttcgttgaaaaacgTAATGTTAGGATTATTGCAATAATACGCGTCAAATATCCTGCAAAAGCTCACTTTCTCAGACGGAAGTTGATAATTTCAAGCTTTCCGCCTAACGCATTTTTTTTCGTGTAGATATTTCTGCCTGACCCATGACTTTATGTTTATTAAACAGGATTCTTTCCGGAAGCAGTATTAACGAAGTGCCGTAAATgtacggaaaaacaaaaaaagactTTGGATATTTTGGTGGATTGGTACGCCAAAAATCAGCCGGAACAGTGGAACGCCCTTGTCGCCAAATTTCTTGAAGATGTccagaagaataaaaattgaaaaagcatATTTACTCAATGAGGGAAATAAACGCGGatgctgaaaaaatatgaagtgAAAACTTTGTATTTCCGTCGCAAATGTCTTCGGTCGTTTTCAAAACATGCATGTACAATTTGTTATTACTGTtaaattatttgttattatGGTTTTGTTAAAACGtacgatattataaatatgataaataaaatatttacccaCGGAGAGTTTCGGTGGAATTAATCCAAGACGAACCGTATCGCGTcaaataaacttgaaaaagtaaGCATGTAAAAACCTAACCGATCTTAGCTTAAACGCGCTTCGCTTCTTTGCGTAAGGTGCGATCGCACAGCGCTGATTTTCCTGATATTCGAATTTGAGTATCCCGAAAGATGGCGCAATCGGCAACTGCTATTTCGAAACCGAAAATGTGACGGGGCGTGAATCCTCATTTCGGCACATCTTCTCGATACGAGCAGTACTCCGTGGAAATTTCGTCCAAATCGATTCAGTGGTTCGACTGGAATCCTAACCGCATTAAATCCGTGATCACGTATACGCAGTTTAGAAAATTACCGCAGTcttttttgaatgaaaaacttGTTTCACCCGTAACTTTAAgaatctttgtttttttgcaATGGCAAATGTACGAGGTACTCCGTTCTATACTAACGATCGTTTACAACGAGCTACAACTTATTCGAAACGTTGTATTCGTCGGACGAAACTATACGCAGTTCTAGACAACGTGATTGCGACAAAGGAAAGTTACACGacgatgaatattaatgtttttGAATCATTTGAACGTGACGATGCATCATTACTTATTTATTCGtaaaaatgagtattttttattttagacAACAATTCCATACGATATATCGTATACAAGTACACATAGTTCAAGTAAAATAAACTTATTGACGAATGGCCTGAAGTGAAGATTTTGAGATTCAAACTGGAAATCGTAATGCGGTACCACACGTCGGTTAGCTCTGTTCGTTTAGAAATCGTGCGAAAGATTCTCTGTACTTCCCATCAATGTCATATTTCTGAACAAACTTGGCCCAGTCCTCGGGTCTCCGCTTCATGATGTGGTTCGACATCTTTCGAACATTACTCTTCATTTTGTCCGTACACTTAGCACAGTTCGTGGCAAGTGCGTCGGGTAGAATAGctgaaagaagcagaaacaaGTTCACGTCAATTTAACCCGACAAAAAATGACCAAGTGAACGATTTCGTTTCTCCGGttcttttcgattttcaatttcacctcCGATGGTGGAATTTTCCAAAACTGCTTCAAAccggacgaaaaaaaaaaaatataaatgaagcaATATTTTTGCTTGCCGTACTTTTTGCACACGTGTAGAATCGCGAATCAGTGCTGTTAAAATCTCGATCATCCCAAGTGTTGGTCAATAATATTTGAACTGGTAAGCCGGAAAGTCGAAATTATCACTCGTACGTTTATTGCTtgcaaatatataaatttaatagatgCAAATGACGTGCAAACATAATTATAGTtccggatgaaaaaaatcgaaaatagcgatgaccttccgaataaaactttttgacaatagcttgtaaatttgaaatactcACTTCGGAAATATCTTCCGTCCGGAGAGCAAGGTCCGTTGTACAAGACGCAGGCTATGTATTGGTTTAGGAGTCGGTCGCTGTTAAGAATAACGTCTACGTTGACGTTGTCGTATTTGTTGGAATACGTCTCGAGGGACATTGTCGATCCCAAGGTCAAGAGCACAACAACTAGCGCCGGTAATACCATCATCGTCGATTGCATGCCTGAACAATGAATATGCATAGAAGTTGGATAATCAACGATCAATGAAATCTTGTCACGTGCTGTActgtttaaaaacaaaataaatcaaaaaaaataaataaataaataaataaataaaaacgtaaAAGAGCCGAGGCTAATTGATCCTATAAATTGGACTCCCTGGTAAGCATGCAATTGTATCAAGATAATGCGATTAGAACGTCAATATCAACTGTCGTACAGTAACTTTGCAGATCACTGCTGAAATTGACTATGAATTGTCCGTACGAAATTTGGGACGATATCATTCACTGCAAAATAATCTTCACTTACCGAATACACCTAAGAAGCAGAAGACTATTGGCGAGACAAAGGAAAGTGTAAACGGAGAGCACTTGCAGGTGAGTATTATACCCTGGATGAGTTTATCCCCCACTTATCGTTAACCTAGAGGTCGTGGTGCCTCCGAAATGCAGATAAATATATGAACATGCCATTTGAATGCGGCACGAATTCATCCCGTATTCCATGCTAGTGTTTGTTCCTTGTGTCACTATTCTTCTTGAGGGGCAATGATATACTAGCACGTGGCATTGATGGTTGTAAACGAGCGATTTGTACTGAGAAATTCATCCGAATGGATAACATATGCTTCGGCTTTACAATGAGCCGGAATCTTTTTCCCCGAATTTAATGTGCCAGCAAAATGTTTTCCGCATTGGATCGACACGCGGCCTGTATATAATATTCGGAATTTGTTATTTACAGATAATTTATGGTTAAGGATTTCTGTTATTTACTTATACAATGACTTATACATACCAAACGAATGATGGAATTGAATCAATGATCTTGATTCGCAGGCCTTCGGAAGTTGATGGCAAACAATACCTAACGTGCTTCATTGCTTCAAACCGGATTTTTATTTAGCATGTTAGTAACGTGcgagtatacatatatcgtgTGTGCGCTACATAACGATGGAAATGATATTGACACGTTATGTGATTTACGCAAAACCACATTAAATATATGAGAACGGAGACAAGACCAAAGCCTTCGGTCATTTTGTGACGGTCGACAAGGACACAAGCCCATCAGTGACTTGAATACGAAATGCGCTGACTAACCGTGGTTGGATCTCGTTGTTTTCCGACTCGGATTTTTTTCCGCCTATGACGTCCTGTGGCTTGGctacaacgaaaaaaatttcatcataaCCCGCATGTTCTCCGCAAAATTTAATGCATCggttttacttttcatcgtAACTAATTGCAACGATACATTGACGAATAAATTCCGCGTCGCGAACTGTCCCGCATTGCTGTACATCTTGagtgaaaattggaaaagtgGTAGAAAAATAATGCATTTCTAACCCCTTTTCTTTCAACGAACGGTGTGCGAGTTCCAGAGCGAATATGAAAACTGCGGCAAAAGTGCCACACAGGAGACCCAGAAATGCCGGGGCTACATCGTTCAACGCAAGGCTGTTAATAACTGCGGTGCTACCGAGGCATTCCGGTTTCGGAGCAAGCCAACGCTTCTGTTCTCTGGCCAGGATTCCGACTTCCTGCAGACGCCGATGTCTGCGCCATGTAAGAATTCAAAAGTACATAATTTGTGCTCGCATTTGTCGAAGCTGTCACCTTTGTCCATAATATATGCTCACATGATCTTGAGATGCTCTCTGTAGGGATTCTCGCGCGATGCCCACATCGCAAGCACTGACTTCCTGATGAACGGGATCTCGGCCAAGCTGCAAATCTCAGGCTGAGCGAATTCTCGGGCAATCTCCTCGTAAGCGTCAGCAGGGGTGGTGTGATAGGCGAACGCCCCTTCCTTAACCCTTCGGATGCCATCAGAGCGGGGAAGAATCTTTGGTTTACCTTTATCCAGCAGCATCTTCTCGTAGAACATCTTTTCCGCGGGTACAGTTGATATCTATACTCATTGGAAGCCCCGAGAAATTCGAAACAAGTGGAATCGCATGCGGTGTCAGTCGGCTGTGATAGAGCAACAAGAAGAAATACACATACTTTGAAGTAGTGTGGAACATACGAAGCGTTCTCGTAGGCAGATGGCATTCCAAAATTCAGCAAGTCCCCAATCGTACGAATATTTTGTGGGGGGTCCGAGAGCAGCGACGAGACTACAGAAGCGCTGTAAAAGTTGTACAGCAGCATGCTGAAGAACGTGAAAACTATGAAGAGGAGATGTCCGCTGTGACCAGGTAGAGAGCTGTGCCACCCTGAGAACAGTTGGAGTTTTAGATCTCGAGGGGCTTGAAATCGCGGTTCGCAACAACGATGGTTTCTTAAATCTCCACCTTGCTGAAAGAGTGTGGCCAGAGTCGAATAGATCCCAAAGGACCAAGGGTTCCCATTTTCTTGCCTGTGATAGCGCGTCCCGATACTTAGAACGACAGTGACAAGAAGTGACAAGACAATCACCGCGTTCCACGTAGAAGGCGACAACGGCTCCAGGAAAACATTCCTGACGGAGTGACTGGCGGGATGTTTGAACAGGAAACCAGTCCTGTAAGCCGTTTTACTTAAATGATTTTAAGACTCAATTTCGTGCGTTAATCAAAGTAATAACTGTAAGCATTGCTCGCCAAAATGGGTAGTTCTGCACGACCGGAGTGCAGTACTCCAACCGTTCTTGCGTCACAATGGTACCGCCAAGAGTGAAATCGGCCTCCCTGCGTCCCAAGGCACCCATCATCCCGAAGAAGGGCGTCCCATTCCATCGTCCACCGTAGTCGAACCACGTGGATATTTCCACTCTGGtaagaaattttctcaacgttcGTACACCGTTTATTCTATTTGAGTTTTCGGCCgttcgtatatgtatagttaaACCAACCGCACTTACGAATAGTTGAAGAAGTCGCGAGGGATTACACCCAGGGCGTAATTGATCTTGGATATGGTGTCGTAGCTTCTGTTCGCAGGGTTGGAAAGATACTTGATCGGGTCATCTTCCCGCGGATCCATGTACGCCGTCTGCAAGTGAGCAATAGCTCAGTAGTCGACTttgtggatgaaaaaaagggGATAGATGCGGGAAAACGATGGTCTCACCACGGCAGCAAATTTCAGAGTAATCCCGGTGAGGTTTTGGCGGCGATAAACCGGGCTTTGCAGTTTGAAGATGTTCAAACGAGGGGACAACGACCGCCAGGTGCCGATAAATGTCGCGTTCAACGTCCCGTTTCGATCACTTCCCGTATTAAATATATCGTATAATTTGACGGTTTCCTCGGCTGTGATTGCCACCACGACGTCGGCATCGACGCTCAGATTCAACCCTCCCATGAACGCTAGGGCGTCGCTCTTATTATTGCTGGTCAAAAGCCAGGAGTAGGAATGGTTGAACATTTTGCCAGCCGAAATCTGGAAGGTAAACAAGTCTGCTATATTCATATGAACATTGACCTAAAATCAACTTTCGAGCTCTAGATTCATACGAGTAGGCAATGTCACCCCAATCAGCAGTTCCTTGCTACTCTCGCAGTCAAGGTCTGTTGCGATATTTATACTATGGTAATTATAGCGGAGGAGATCCTCCAGCGATTCTCTATCACCGCATATTTTCGATGGATTAAATATCGTCGCGCTAATCGAAGCATTCATTATTTTTCGGCTCAGTGATACCGAGTctgtgaataaattaataaggATACCGATAATATTCGACTGTATTAAAATCGACAAATTGTGCAAAATTATCgctaaaaaagaaatac from Neodiprion lecontei isolate iyNeoLeco1 chromosome 1, iyNeoLeco1.1, whole genome shotgun sequence includes these protein-coding regions:
- the LOC107221751 gene encoding uncharacterized protein LOC107221751 translates to MFRITFAACFAIVALAIVSAEELYSDIHDDIDVMGILQNPAVRKTYYDCFMDLGPCVTEDAKFFKAHFPDAVASHCRRCTVKQREHFDTVAVWYTENEPEEWKTLIAKGIADAHGGKIISTLSTMLRITFLVGFAVAVLGMIAAEELYPDKYDDVNATEILQNDRLRNQYYKCFIGSGPCITADAVFFKGFFPEAVLTKCRKCTEKQKKTLDILVDWYAKNQPEQWNALVAKFLEDVQKNKN
- the LOC107221750 gene encoding ejaculatory bulb-specific protein 3 isoform X1 — encoded protein: MHIHCSGMQSTMMVLPALVVVLLTLGSTMSLETYSNKYDNVNVDVILNSDRLLNQYIACVLYNGPCSPDGRYFRTILPDALATNCAKCTDKMKSNVRKMSNHIMKRRPEDWAKFVQKYDIDGKYRESFARFLNEQS
- the LOC107221750 gene encoding ejaculatory bulb-specific protein 3 isoform X2, with product MQSTMMVLPALVVVLLTLGSTMSLETYSNKYDNVNVDVILNSDRLLNQYIACVLYNGPCSPDGRYFRTILPDALATNCAKCTDKMKSNVRKMSNHIMKRRPEDWAKFVQKYDIDGKYRESFARFLNEQS